The proteins below come from a single Stigmatopora argus isolate UIUO_Sarg chromosome 11, RoL_Sarg_1.0, whole genome shotgun sequence genomic window:
- the LOC144084476 gene encoding peroxiredoxin-like 2A isoform X1: protein MLAALKRILPTPHSCRGTFSLYVTPYQTSSIAAFHRSSAKDSPEPEKRPSELASVLEVDQLGMGMWSLGLGAVGAALAGIFLVNSNLTLPKVGEASLEHLADADLISTVDDGKVIKAKTLWEKNGAVIMAVRRPGUFLCREEASELSSLKPHLEELGVPLVAVVKEHVGTEIQDFRPHFAGDIYIDQQKLFYGAKMGAFGLLRFGVLQNFKRAWSAGYQGNMLGEGFLLGGVFVIGAGDQGILLEHREKEFGHKVDVTNVLQAARKILPRK from the exons ATGCTGGCAGCGTTGAAGCGTATTCTTCCCACACCCCACTCCTGCCGTGGGACGTTCTCTCTGTACGTCACTCCCTATCAAACCAGCTCGATTGCTGCTTTCCACAGAAGTAGTGCCAAAGATAGTCCCGAGCCAGAAAAACGCCCTTCAG AATTGGCGTCTGTGCTTGAGGTGGACCAGTTGGGCATGGGTATGTGGTCTCTGGGCCTGGGGGCTGTGGGTGCCGCCCTCGCTGGAATCTTCTTGGTCAACTCCAATCTGACGCTCCCAAAAGTAGGAGAAGCCTCGCTTGAACATCTCGCTGACGCCGACCTGATCTCCACTGTTGACG ATGGCAAGGTCATCAAAGCAAAGACTCTGTGGGAAAAGAACGGCGCCGTCATCATGGCTGTCCGGCGGCCCGGATGATTTTTGTGCAGAGAG GAGGCTTCTGAGCTGTCCTCTCTGAAGCCCCACCTGGAAGAGCTGGGGGTCCCTCTGGTGGCGGTAGTGAAGGAACATGTCGGCACAGAGATCCAGGACTTCCGACCGCACTTTGCCGGGGACATATACATCGATCAGCAG AAACTTTTCTACGGGGCAAAAATGGGCGCTTTTGGGCTCCTACGCTTTGGAGTGTTGCAGAACTTCAAGCGAGCCTGGAGCGCCGGTTACCAGGGCAACATGTTGGGAGAAGGATTCCTTCTGGGAGGTGTCTTTGTCATTGGCGCAGGAGATCAG GGAATCCTACTGGAGCACCGAGAAAAGGAGTTCGGCCA
- the LOC144084476 gene encoding peroxiredoxin-like 2A isoform X2 has protein sequence MREILVPSVSELASVLEVDQLGMGMWSLGLGAVGAALAGIFLVNSNLTLPKVGEASLEHLADADLISTVDDGKVIKAKTLWEKNGAVIMAVRRPGUFLCREEASELSSLKPHLEELGVPLVAVVKEHVGTEIQDFRPHFAGDIYIDQQKLFYGAKMGAFGLLRFGVLQNFKRAWSAGYQGNMLGEGFLLGGVFVIGAGDQGILLEHREKEFGHKVDVTNVLQAARKILPRK, from the exons ATGCGCGAAATCTTGGTGCCGTCCGTTTCAG AATTGGCGTCTGTGCTTGAGGTGGACCAGTTGGGCATGGGTATGTGGTCTCTGGGCCTGGGGGCTGTGGGTGCCGCCCTCGCTGGAATCTTCTTGGTCAACTCCAATCTGACGCTCCCAAAAGTAGGAGAAGCCTCGCTTGAACATCTCGCTGACGCCGACCTGATCTCCACTGTTGACG ATGGCAAGGTCATCAAAGCAAAGACTCTGTGGGAAAAGAACGGCGCCGTCATCATGGCTGTCCGGCGGCCCGGATGATTTTTGTGCAGAGAG GAGGCTTCTGAGCTGTCCTCTCTGAAGCCCCACCTGGAAGAGCTGGGGGTCCCTCTGGTGGCGGTAGTGAAGGAACATGTCGGCACAGAGATCCAGGACTTCCGACCGCACTTTGCCGGGGACATATACATCGATCAGCAG AAACTTTTCTACGGGGCAAAAATGGGCGCTTTTGGGCTCCTACGCTTTGGAGTGTTGCAGAACTTCAAGCGAGCCTGGAGCGCCGGTTACCAGGGCAACATGTTGGGAGAAGGATTCCTTCTGGGAGGTGTCTTTGTCATTGGCGCAGGAGATCAG GGAATCCTACTGGAGCACCGAGAAAAGGAGTTCGGCCA